From Humisphaera borealis, the proteins below share one genomic window:
- a CDS encoding CTP synthase, whose amino-acid sequence MSTQDLLAKIGQSTEETEFYTPMPPGYRKGHHKYVVVVGTVISGLGKGIFASSLAKLMQDKGLRVAPIKMEGYYNVDSGTLNPYRHGEVFVLDDGMETDMDLGTYERLLDQDLSAANFTTNGQIMSSVLKKEREGSYLGRDVQAIPHVTGEIKLRLRELAVKSNADVVFVEVGGTVGDYETMHYLEACRQLAFEEGEGAVVFVALTYILEPNAVGEQKSKAAQLGIKRLMEVGIMPHIIACRATREVREKVREKISMYTNVPMRRVVSMHDLDSIYLIPDALRDVGIDREVLTLLDLHERVNQRHEDQARLRWRWFVDRIGVNKKSVTLAVTGKYVALRDAYASIIKAAEHCSVHLGVDVQLRWLDTTMIDADNVAKRLADVQGIIVPGGFGIRGTEGKIECIRYARENKMPYLGLCLGFQMAVIEFARNVCGLKEANSTEFETNCKHPVIDILPEQKKIEGLGGNMRLGGKDIELKQGSLVSKLFDNARMTRLRFRHRYEVDPTYIKQLEDKGMIFSGKHPTQPIMQVLELPQSMHPYFVGTQAHPELTSRPLRPSPLFMGFVKAAAEFANRHAGGSSSPSQSRKPEPQPV is encoded by the coding sequence ATGAGCACCCAAGACCTTCTCGCCAAGATCGGCCAGTCCACGGAAGAGACCGAGTTCTACACCCCGATGCCCCCCGGCTATCGAAAGGGGCACCACAAGTACGTGGTCGTGGTCGGTACCGTTATCAGTGGGCTGGGCAAGGGCATCTTTGCTTCATCGCTCGCGAAGCTGATGCAGGACAAGGGTCTGCGGGTCGCACCGATCAAGATGGAGGGCTACTACAACGTCGACAGCGGCACGCTCAACCCCTACCGCCATGGCGAAGTTTTCGTGCTAGATGACGGCATGGAGACCGACATGGACTTGGGCACGTACGAGCGGCTGCTCGACCAGGATCTCTCGGCCGCCAACTTCACCACCAACGGCCAGATCATGTCGTCGGTGCTGAAGAAGGAGCGGGAAGGCTCCTATCTCGGCCGCGACGTACAGGCCATCCCTCATGTGACCGGCGAGATCAAGCTCCGCCTGCGGGAACTGGCCGTGAAGTCCAACGCCGATGTGGTGTTCGTCGAAGTCGGCGGCACCGTCGGCGACTACGAGACGATGCACTACCTCGAAGCCTGTCGCCAGCTCGCGTTCGAAGAGGGCGAAGGCGCCGTGGTGTTCGTCGCACTCACGTACATCCTCGAGCCCAACGCCGTCGGCGAACAAAAGTCCAAGGCCGCCCAGCTCGGTATTAAACGGCTGATGGAAGTCGGCATCATGCCGCACATTATCGCCTGCCGGGCCACCCGCGAAGTGCGGGAGAAAGTCCGGGAGAAGATCAGCATGTACACCAACGTGCCGATGCGGCGCGTGGTCAGCATGCACGACCTGGACAGCATCTATCTCATTCCCGATGCGCTGCGCGACGTCGGCATCGACCGCGAAGTGCTCACCCTGCTCGACCTCCATGAACGCGTCAACCAGCGCCACGAAGACCAGGCCCGCCTGCGCTGGCGGTGGTTCGTGGATCGTATCGGCGTCAACAAGAAGAGTGTCACCCTCGCCGTCACCGGCAAGTACGTCGCCCTACGCGACGCCTACGCCAGCATCATCAAGGCCGCCGAGCACTGTAGCGTGCACTTGGGCGTCGATGTGCAGCTTCGCTGGCTCGATACGACCATGATCGACGCCGACAATGTCGCCAAGCGCCTGGCCGACGTGCAGGGCATCATCGTGCCCGGCGGGTTCGGCATTCGCGGTACCGAAGGCAAGATCGAGTGCATTCGCTACGCCCGCGAGAACAAGATGCCCTACCTGGGCCTGTGTCTGGGGTTCCAGATGGCGGTCATCGAGTTCGCCCGCAACGTCTGCGGCCTGAAGGAAGCCAACAGCACCGAGTTCGAAACCAACTGCAAGCATCCGGTCATCGATATCCTCCCCGAGCAGAAGAAGATCGAAGGCCTCGGCGGCAATATGCGGCTGGGCGGCAAGGACATCGAGCTGAAGCAGGGGTCGCTCGTGAGCAAGCTTTTCGACAACGCCCGCATGACCCGCCTGCGTTTCCGGCATCGCTACGAAGTCGACCCCACCTACATCAAGCAATTGGAAGACAAGGGGATGATCTTCAGCGGCAAGCATCCCACGCAGCCGATCATGCAGGTGCTGGAACTGCCGCAGTCGATGCACCCGTACTTCGTCGGCACGCAAGCACACCCGGAACTGACCAGCCGTCCGCTGCGGCCGAGCCCGTTGTTCATGGGCTTCGTCAAGGCCGCAGCAGAGTTCGCCAATCGGCATGCCGGCGGATCGTCTTCGCCATCGCAATCCAGGAAGCCCGAGCCGCAGCCGGTGTGA
- a CDS encoding NHL repeat-containing protein, which yields MKDLTPRKSRPCLLETLETRCLMSAGSLDTTFGVAGSGKVLAQSVGFEIADVAVLPNGKVIAIGTLNKDFAVARLSTDGKLDRTFGGGDGVATADFGGEDNPDFGIGGDFANTVAIQADGKIVVAGGMTEDAWDNYGNTAVARFNTNGTLDNSFDGNGRMTINFTGVGESFANAIAIQPDGKLVVAGVANTAGTITIHLRTEDFAVARINPNGSLDTTFGKAGNGSFSGTAGRTGKITIGFGGETSEAATAISLAPNGKIYVGGSGGPGSQVRFAVARLTDQGSLDSSFSDGISGPGRFNNLFLPKSELRDLQAQPDGSVVLVGKFADNFAVARLTSAGKLDTNFAGTGHVETDLGGVDDARHVRVSKEGILVAGSSNGKFAMARFKTNGLLDGFFGQNGKVTTAAGIKDSILTTNLTSDGKILAVGRTGTMARFISAVPKVGIYSLDNSAREGAVDNQANFVVTRDAVYSFNTKVFFDIAASATVGSDYTTSLTFINSTTTTRTPGDLLPTTGVPTFQRRVCIEIPAGQSFVVVPIDVIDDTVNEGVETVKLTINANSLYRIDAADTATVSIQDNDAMIFGRL from the coding sequence ATGAAAGACCTCACCCCCCGCAAGTCCCGGCCGTGCCTGCTCGAAACCCTCGAAACCCGTTGCCTGATGAGCGCCGGCAGCCTGGATACGACGTTCGGCGTCGCCGGCAGCGGCAAGGTGCTCGCACAGAGCGTCGGGTTCGAGATCGCCGACGTCGCCGTTCTGCCCAACGGCAAGGTCATCGCCATCGGCACCCTGAACAAGGACTTCGCCGTCGCCCGGCTGAGTACCGACGGAAAGCTCGACAGGACCTTCGGCGGTGGCGACGGCGTCGCGACGGCCGACTTCGGCGGCGAGGACAACCCCGATTTCGGCATCGGCGGCGACTTTGCCAACACCGTCGCGATCCAGGCCGACGGCAAGATCGTCGTCGCCGGCGGTATGACCGAAGACGCCTGGGATAACTATGGCAATACCGCCGTCGCCCGTTTCAACACCAACGGCACGCTGGACAACTCCTTCGACGGCAACGGCCGGATGACGATCAACTTCACTGGCGTCGGCGAAAGCTTCGCGAACGCGATCGCGATTCAGCCGGACGGAAAGCTCGTCGTCGCGGGGGTCGCCAACACGGCGGGTACCATCACTATCCATTTGAGGACCGAGGACTTTGCCGTCGCCCGTATCAACCCCAACGGCTCGCTGGACACGACTTTCGGAAAGGCGGGCAACGGCTCGTTCTCGGGGACGGCCGGCCGGACCGGAAAGATCACGATCGGCTTCGGCGGCGAGACGTCCGAAGCGGCCACCGCGATCTCGCTCGCCCCCAACGGAAAAATCTACGTCGGCGGCAGCGGCGGGCCGGGCAGCCAGGTTCGGTTCGCCGTGGCGCGGCTCACCGACCAGGGCTCGCTCGACAGCAGCTTCAGTGACGGCATCAGCGGTCCGGGCCGATTCAACAATCTCTTTCTCCCCAAGTCCGAACTTCGCGACCTGCAGGCGCAGCCGGACGGAAGCGTCGTACTGGTTGGAAAGTTCGCGGACAACTTCGCGGTCGCACGGCTGACATCGGCCGGAAAGCTCGACACGAACTTTGCCGGCACAGGTCACGTGGAAACGGACCTGGGCGGTGTTGACGATGCAAGGCACGTCCGCGTCAGCAAGGAAGGCATCCTGGTCGCCGGCAGCTCTAATGGAAAGTTTGCGATGGCGCGTTTCAAGACCAACGGACTGTTGGACGGCTTCTTCGGCCAAAACGGCAAGGTCACCACCGCCGCCGGCATCAAGGACTCGATTCTGACGACGAACCTGACCTCCGACGGAAAGATCCTCGCTGTCGGCCGCACTGGCACCATGGCTCGGTTTATCAGCGCGGTGCCGAAGGTCGGCATTTATTCGCTCGACAACTCGGCTCGCGAAGGCGCGGTGGACAACCAAGCCAACTTCGTCGTGACGCGAGACGCCGTCTATAGTTTCAACACGAAGGTATTCTTCGACATCGCGGCCAGCGCGACCGTCGGTTCTGACTACACAACCTCGCTGACCTTTATCAACTCGACCACGACAACGAGGACACCTGGCGATCTGCTGCCAACGACCGGCGTGCCGACCTTCCAACGCCGGGTGTGCATCGAAATCCCCGCCGGGCAGTCGTTCGTGGTCGTCCCGATCGACGTCATCGACGACACCGTGAATGAGGGTGTCGAGACGGTAAAGCTGACGATCAACGCCAACAGCCTCTACCGGATCGACGCAGCCGACACGGCGACCGTCAGCATCCAGGACAATGACGCGATGATCTTCGGTCGCCTGTAA
- a CDS encoding DUF7133 domain-containing protein has translation MRNVVTLAVVAFGASLSIAAGPATAPSAPATNPALTANVLDAKGLDSALEKLKAPMRETDPLSPADSLKKFKPIPGLAVDLIAAEPDIRQPLCINFDERGRMWVVQYIQYPFPQGLKVVEYDRYIRAKFDKVPAAPPNHAAGKDVITILEDVDRDGSFRKHKTFVSGLSIATSALPGRGGRPRKDGTDYGVWVMNAPYLLFYPDADRDDVPDGDPIVHLSGFGLEDTHAVANNLTWGPDGWLYGCQGSTCTAKVKTLLGDTSKTTDFLGQAIWRYHPERHVFEIFAEGGGNTFGLEFDDAGRAFSGTNWGKFRGLHFVQGGYYVKGWGKHGPLTNPYAFGFFEHMPHEGNADRLSHTFVVYGGTLFPQYRGKIISPNSLQSRIQLSRLEPMGSTYKTVEEPYLVTSDDGWFRPVDLKVGPDGAIYVADFYEKRISHVDPRDTWERGSGRIYRIRPADWKPTTVAMDLQTEPAEKLVERLKSDNRWERTTARRALGDRGSKESTSALLATLNDRESKHPVDALWALQVTGELDEKTLLGALKHGDPSVRAWAIRLAADHDGVELPDSVVKRLTQLAEKETDSQVRSQLASSARRIGTADHAYMLAMTMLQRDDDVADAHIPLLLWWAIERAIGTRVAELDLNGFWLNTKIGREVVVPRLIRRAAAELTEAHQWTLTLLLRDARDDGWRKMAMAGIKEGLSSDFDPARLIPQLKEQFTKSGDLELALIAGDRATVERMRSSMLSSPDKLTSMTLRAMRLLARRGQAEDAEFLLKIASNPGAKQQRLDAVAALTQCDHPAVSAGLVKLYSAKSSDRNLKDGVISALLARASSSAELVRAVESGTIPRSDLSPADIERLRQFEDPAVAALVEKVFGKAVRATDAEKAAEVERIKRLATTGVGNAGRGKALFMTRCGVCHTLFNEGGKIGPDLTTYDRRNANDMAINIVDPSAYIREEFAATRIKTKGDEVYVGLVIERSGDRLTLVDAAQQKTTVAKGDIADERAMKQSLMPEGLLLGLSDQEIRDLFKYLAKP, from the coding sequence ATGCGGAACGTTGTCACTCTCGCTGTCGTTGCGTTTGGCGCAAGTCTGTCCATCGCCGCCGGACCTGCGACGGCACCGTCCGCCCCCGCCACCAACCCCGCGCTCACCGCCAACGTCCTCGACGCCAAGGGCCTCGACTCGGCGCTCGAAAAGCTCAAAGCGCCGATGCGCGAAACCGACCCGCTGTCGCCGGCGGATTCACTGAAGAAGTTCAAGCCCATTCCCGGCCTCGCAGTCGACCTCATCGCCGCCGAGCCGGACATCCGTCAGCCATTGTGCATCAACTTCGACGAGCGCGGGCGGATGTGGGTGGTGCAGTACATCCAGTACCCATTCCCACAGGGTTTGAAGGTCGTCGAGTACGACCGCTACATCCGGGCGAAGTTCGATAAGGTCCCCGCCGCCCCGCCGAACCATGCGGCGGGGAAAGACGTCATCACCATCCTCGAAGACGTTGATCGCGACGGCAGCTTCCGCAAACACAAGACGTTCGTGTCGGGCCTGTCGATCGCCACCAGCGCCCTGCCCGGCCGTGGTGGGCGGCCACGAAAGGACGGCACAGACTACGGCGTCTGGGTGATGAACGCCCCCTACCTGCTCTTCTACCCCGACGCCGACCGCGACGACGTCCCCGACGGCGATCCGATCGTCCACCTCTCCGGCTTCGGCCTGGAAGACACCCATGCCGTCGCCAACAACCTCACCTGGGGCCCCGACGGGTGGCTCTACGGCTGCCAGGGTTCCACCTGCACCGCCAAGGTGAAAACCCTTCTTGGCGACACCAGCAAAACGACCGACTTCCTCGGCCAGGCGATCTGGCGATACCACCCCGAGCGGCACGTGTTCGAGATCTTCGCCGAGGGCGGCGGCAATACCTTCGGCCTGGAGTTCGACGACGCCGGCCGCGCCTTCTCCGGCACCAACTGGGGCAAGTTCCGCGGCCTGCATTTCGTGCAGGGCGGCTACTACGTCAAAGGCTGGGGCAAGCACGGCCCGCTGACCAACCCCTACGCGTTCGGCTTTTTCGAACACATGCCCCACGAAGGCAACGCCGACCGACTGAGCCACACCTTCGTCGTCTACGGCGGCACGCTCTTCCCGCAGTATCGCGGCAAGATCATCAGCCCCAACTCGCTCCAGAGTCGCATTCAGCTCTCGCGCTTGGAGCCGATGGGCTCGACGTACAAGACGGTCGAGGAGCCATATCTGGTGACGAGCGACGACGGCTGGTTCCGCCCGGTCGACCTGAAGGTCGGGCCGGATGGCGCGATCTACGTCGCCGACTTTTACGAGAAACGCATCAGTCACGTCGACCCGCGGGACACGTGGGAGCGCGGCAGCGGCCGCATCTACCGCATCCGGCCGGCGGATTGGAAGCCGACGACGGTTGCGATGGATTTGCAGACCGAGCCGGCGGAGAAGCTGGTCGAGCGGCTCAAGAGCGATAACCGATGGGAACGAACGACCGCGCGGCGTGCGCTGGGGGACCGGGGCAGCAAGGAATCAACTTCCGCATTGTTGGCGACGCTGAACGACAGAGAATCAAAGCATCCGGTTGATGCCCTCTGGGCATTGCAGGTTACCGGAGAATTGGACGAGAAGACCCTGCTCGGCGCTCTGAAGCATGGCGATCCCAGCGTACGTGCGTGGGCGATCCGGCTCGCCGCGGATCACGACGGCGTGGAACTACCGGACTCAGTCGTGAAACGGCTGACGCAACTCGCAGAGAAGGAAACGGACTCACAAGTTCGCAGTCAGTTGGCTAGTTCGGCAAGGCGCATTGGCACGGCGGATCATGCCTATATGCTCGCGATGACGATGTTGCAGCGAGATGATGACGTGGCGGACGCGCACATTCCACTACTTCTCTGGTGGGCAATCGAACGCGCGATCGGAACCCGGGTTGCCGAACTTGATCTGAATGGGTTCTGGCTTAACACAAAGATTGGACGTGAAGTCGTCGTTCCAAGGCTCATCCGGCGCGCGGCTGCTGAACTCACAGAAGCACATCAGTGGACATTGACGCTACTGCTTAGGGACGCACGGGATGACGGCTGGCGAAAGATGGCAATGGCCGGCATCAAGGAAGGGCTTTCGTCCGATTTCGATCCAGCGCGGCTCATCCCGCAACTGAAGGAACAATTCACCAAGTCCGGCGACCTGGAACTTGCTTTGATCGCAGGCGACCGCGCGACAGTCGAACGGATGCGTAGCTCGATGTTGAGTTCCCCTGACAAGCTCACCTCGATGACACTGAGGGCGATGCGACTATTGGCTCGACGTGGCCAAGCCGAAGACGCCGAGTTTCTGCTCAAGATCGCGTCCAATCCCGGCGCGAAGCAGCAGCGACTTGACGCCGTTGCTGCATTAACTCAATGCGATCATCCGGCCGTTAGTGCAGGCTTGGTGAAGCTTTATTCGGCGAAGAGTTCGGATCGAAACTTGAAGGACGGCGTGATTTCGGCACTTTTGGCTCGGGCGTCGAGCTCGGCTGAACTGGTTCGCGCGGTTGAATCCGGCACTATCCCGCGATCCGACCTCTCCCCCGCCGACATCGAACGCCTTCGCCAGTTCGAAGACCCCGCCGTCGCCGCGCTGGTCGAGAAAGTCTTCGGCAAGGCCGTCCGCGCCACCGACGCCGAGAAGGCCGCCGAGGTCGAGCGCATCAAGCGGCTCGCGACCACCGGCGTTGGCAACGCCGGCCGCGGCAAGGCACTGTTCATGACCCGCTGCGGCGTCTGCCACACGCTGTTCAACGAAGGCGGCAAGATCGGCCCCGACCTGACAACCTACGATCGCCGAAACGCCAACGACATGGCGATCAACATCGTCGATCCGTCGGCCTACATCCGCGAAGAGTTCGCCGCCACTCGGATCAAGACCAAGGGAGACGAGGTTTACGTCGGCTTGGTGATCGAGCGATCCGGCGACCGCCTGACGCTCGTCGACGCCGCCCAGCAGAAGACGACGGTCGCCAAAGGCGATATCGCCGACGAGCGGGCGATGAAGCAGTCGCTGATGCCCGAAGGGCTGTTGCTGGGGCTGAGCGATCAGGAGATTCGGGACCTGTTCAAATACCTCGCAAAGCCTTGA
- the kdsB gene encoding 3-deoxy-manno-octulosonate cytidylyltransferase gives MAAIVVIPARFGSTRFPAKILAADTGRPLVQHVVDQVRKCRLVKDVIVATDDDRIVAALRPFETRCVMTSPDHQSGTDRIAEVARGVDEPIIVNVQGDEPEIEPGIVDALIQRLETTAEDMATAATPFPAGAAVTDSNLVKVVAGIDGRAIYFSRSVIPHQRDQATPPAAAYYLHLGIYAYRRPFLLEFASWKPTPLEMTEKLEQLRALEHGRSIGVLITPRATHGIDTPEQYAEFVRRVRLGGRDSR, from the coding sequence TTGGCTGCGATCGTCGTCATCCCTGCCCGCTTCGGATCGACCCGTTTCCCAGCCAAGATTCTCGCCGCTGATACCGGCCGGCCTTTGGTCCAGCATGTGGTGGATCAGGTACGTAAGTGCAGGCTGGTGAAGGACGTAATCGTTGCAACCGATGACGACCGCATCGTCGCGGCGCTGCGGCCGTTCGAAACCCGCTGCGTGATGACGTCGCCGGATCACCAGAGTGGGACGGACCGAATTGCAGAAGTCGCGCGCGGCGTTGATGAGCCGATCATCGTCAACGTCCAGGGAGATGAGCCGGAGATCGAACCGGGTATTGTCGATGCGCTGATTCAGCGGCTGGAAACGACCGCCGAAGACATGGCAACGGCGGCAACACCGTTCCCCGCCGGCGCGGCGGTGACGGATTCGAACCTGGTAAAGGTGGTCGCCGGCATCGACGGCCGGGCGATTTACTTTTCGCGGAGCGTGATTCCCCATCAGCGGGACCAGGCGACGCCCCCGGCGGCGGCGTACTATCTGCATCTGGGCATCTACGCCTACCGTCGTCCGTTCCTGCTGGAGTTTGCTTCCTGGAAGCCGACCCCACTGGAAATGACCGAAAAGCTGGAACAACTTCGAGCATTGGAACATGGCCGGTCGATCGGCGTCCTGATTACGCCACGGGCGACGCATGGAATCGATACGCCGGAACAGTACGCGGAGTTTGTACGTAGGGTCCGCCTTGGCGGACGCGATAGCCGGTGA
- a CDS encoding phosphotransferase family protein — translation MPNSLDIERPELLLAYLRETNRIDPPEKPAITVLAGGVSNRTVLVERVGGKAWVLKQALAKLRVKVDWFSDPVRIEREAAGLRHLATLAPPGTITPLVFEDPAHHLLAMQAVPQPHENWKTILLAGRLEAGHVRQFADLLAGIHRNSWLRRKELAPVFDDRGFFESLRLEPYYAYTASQVPESAAFYDRLIVETRSRRFSIVHGDYSPKNVLVHDGRLILLDHEVIHWGDPSFDLGFAMTHLLSKAHHLPAMRPRFSDAAVAFWTRYREGVGDVMWAADLEPTAVRQTLGCLLARVAGRSPLEYLSEDEKSRQRRAVIALMANPPATVRGLTDQFTETL, via the coding sequence ATGCCCAATAGCCTCGACATCGAACGGCCTGAACTACTTCTCGCGTACCTCCGCGAGACGAACCGCATTGATCCCCCCGAAAAACCAGCGATCACCGTCCTCGCCGGCGGCGTTTCCAACCGCACGGTCCTGGTCGAGCGGGTCGGCGGCAAAGCCTGGGTGTTGAAACAGGCCCTGGCCAAGCTACGCGTAAAGGTCGACTGGTTTAGCGATCCGGTCCGCATCGAGCGGGAGGCCGCCGGGTTGCGGCATCTGGCCACCCTTGCCCCGCCGGGGACGATCACGCCGCTGGTGTTTGAAGACCCGGCGCATCACCTGCTGGCGATGCAGGCCGTGCCGCAGCCGCACGAGAACTGGAAGACGATTTTGCTTGCCGGCCGGCTGGAGGCGGGTCACGTCCGCCAGTTCGCCGATCTTCTCGCCGGCATTCATCGCAATTCGTGGCTGCGACGTAAGGAGCTCGCGCCGGTGTTCGACGATCGAGGTTTCTTTGAGAGCCTCCGGCTGGAGCCGTACTACGCCTACACCGCCAGCCAGGTCCCCGAGTCGGCGGCATTCTACGACAGGCTGATTGTCGAGACGCGGTCGCGCCGGTTCTCGATCGTCCACGGCGACTACAGCCCCAAGAACGTGCTCGTACACGACGGCCGGCTGATCCTTCTGGATCACGAGGTCATTCACTGGGGCGATCCGTCATTCGATTTGGGCTTTGCCATGACGCACCTGCTGAGCAAAGCCCATCACCTGCCGGCGATGCGGCCACGCTTTTCGGACGCCGCCGTCGCGTTCTGGACGCGCTATCGCGAAGGCGTCGGCGATGTGATGTGGGCGGCGGATTTGGAACCGACTGCCGTTCGTCAGACCCTAGGCTGCCTGCTCGCCCGCGTCGCCGGCCGGTCGCCGCTGGAGTATTTGAGCGAGGACGAGAAATCGCGACAGCGGCGTGCGGTGATCGCACTGATGGCGAACCCGCCGGCGACGGTTCGCGGGTTGACGGACCAGTTCACGGAGACGCTCTGA